One segment of Natronosalvus halobius DNA contains the following:
- a CDS encoding elongation factor EF-2, protein MGRRKKIVQECERLMDEPENIRNIAIAAHVDHGKTTLSDNLLAGAGMISDDTAGQQLAMDTEEDEQERGITIDAANVSMTHEYEDTNHLINLIDTPGHVDFGGDVTRAMRAVDGALVVVDAVEGAMPQTETVLRQALREGVKPALFINKVDRLISELQEGPQEMQERLLSVIQDVNDLIRGMTEEMDDVDDWSVSVEEGTVGFGSALYKWGVSMPSMQRTGMDFGDIMELERNDERQELHERTPLSDVVLDMVCEHFPNPVDAQPRRIPRIWRGDSESELAETMRFVDESGEVVFMVTDISMDPHAGEIASGRVFSGTLEKGQELYVSGTAGKNRVQSVGIYMGGEREEVENVPAGNIAAVTGLRDAIAGSTVSSIDMTPFESIEHISEPVITKAVEAKTMDDLPKLIETLRQVSKEDPTIQITINEDTGEHLISGQGELHLEVITQRIEANQGIPVNTGEPIVVYREAVQRPSDTVEGISPNRHNRFYISAEPLTQELVETIQLGEASMDMPELERREALQEAGLDKDTSQNVEHIHGTNILIDDTKGIQHLNETMELVIEGLEDALDNGPLAAEPVQGTLIRLHDAKLHEDTIHRGPAQVIPATREAVHKSLIDAHIKLLEPMQDVRIDVPNEHMGAASGEIQGRRGQVDDMYQEGDLMVVEGVAPVEEMIGFSSDIRSATEGRAAWNTENAGFDVMADSLQRETIMEIRERKGMKLELPPAITYL, encoded by the coding sequence ATGGGCCGACGCAAAAAGATCGTCCAGGAGTGTGAACGGCTGATGGACGAACCGGAGAACATCCGGAACATCGCCATCGCCGCTCACGTCGACCACGGGAAAACGACTCTCTCCGACAACCTCCTCGCGGGCGCCGGTATGATCTCCGATGATACTGCCGGCCAGCAGCTCGCGATGGACACGGAGGAAGACGAGCAGGAACGTGGGATCACCATCGACGCGGCGAACGTCTCGATGACTCACGAGTACGAGGACACGAACCACCTCATCAACCTCATCGACACGCCGGGCCACGTCGACTTCGGTGGCGACGTCACCCGCGCGATGCGCGCCGTCGACGGTGCGCTCGTCGTCGTCGACGCCGTCGAGGGTGCCATGCCCCAGACCGAAACGGTCCTGCGGCAGGCACTCCGCGAGGGCGTCAAGCCCGCGCTGTTCATCAACAAGGTGGACCGCCTGATCTCCGAACTACAGGAAGGCCCCCAGGAGATGCAAGAGCGTCTCCTCTCGGTCATCCAGGACGTCAACGACCTCATCCGCGGCATGACCGAGGAGATGGACGACGTCGACGACTGGTCCGTCTCCGTCGAAGAAGGCACCGTCGGCTTCGGGTCCGCCCTCTACAAGTGGGGCGTCTCGATGCCGTCGATGCAGCGCACCGGCATGGACTTCGGAGACATCATGGAACTCGAGCGCAACGACGAGCGCCAGGAACTCCACGAGCGGACACCGCTCTCGGACGTCGTGCTGGACATGGTCTGTGAGCACTTCCCGAACCCGGTCGACGCTCAACCCCGTCGTATCCCTCGGATCTGGCGCGGCGACTCCGAGTCCGAACTCGCCGAGACGATGCGTTTCGTCGACGAATCCGGCGAGGTCGTCTTCATGGTCACCGACATCTCCATGGACCCTCACGCCGGGGAGATTGCCTCCGGGCGCGTCTTCTCGGGCACCCTCGAAAAGGGCCAGGAGCTGTACGTATCGGGCACTGCGGGCAAGAACCGCGTCCAGTCCGTTGGCATCTACATGGGCGGCGAGCGCGAGGAAGTGGAGAACGTTCCCGCGGGGAACATCGCCGCGGTCACCGGCCTGCGCGACGCTATCGCCGGCTCGACCGTCTCGAGCATCGATATGACGCCGTTCGAGTCCATCGAGCACATCTCCGAGCCCGTCATCACGAAGGCGGTCGAGGCGAAGACGATGGACGACCTCCCCAAGCTCATCGAAACGCTTCGCCAGGTCTCGAAGGAAGACCCCACGATTCAGATTACGATCAACGAGGACACCGGCGAGCACCTGATCTCCGGGCAGGGTGAGCTTCACCTCGAGGTCATCACCCAGCGTATCGAGGCCAACCAGGGCATCCCGGTCAACACCGGCGAACCGATCGTCGTCTACCGCGAGGCCGTCCAGCGACCGAGCGACACGGTCGAGGGCATCTCGCCCAACCGCCACAACCGCTTTTACATCTCCGCCGAGCCGCTGACCCAGGAACTGGTCGAGACGATTCAACTCGGCGAAGCGTCGATGGACATGCCCGAACTCGAGCGCCGTGAAGCGCTCCAGGAGGCCGGCCTCGACAAGGACACCTCCCAGAACGTCGAGCACATCCACGGGACGAACATCCTCATCGACGACACGAAGGGTATCCAGCACCTGAACGAGACGATGGAGCTCGTCATCGAGGGGCTCGAGGACGCTCTCGACAACGGGCCGCTGGCCGCCGAGCCAGTCCAGGGAACCCTGATCCGACTGCACGACGCGAAGCTCCACGAGGACACCATCCACCGTGGTCCGGCACAGGTCATCCCCGCGACGCGGGAGGCCGTCCACAAGTCGCTGATCGACGCTCACATCAAGCTGCTCGAGCCGATGCAGGACGTCCGGATCGACGTGCCCAACGAGCACATGGGCGCTGCCTCCGGCGAGATCCAGGGCCGCCGTGGCCAGGTCGACGACATGTACCAGGAGGGTGACCTCATGGTCGTCGAAGGCGTCGCGCCAGTCGAGGAGATGATCGGCTTCTCGAGTGACATCCGCTCGGCCACCGAGGGTCGTGCGGCATGGAACACCGAGAACGCCGGCTTCGACGTCATGGCCGACTCGCTCCAGCGCGAGACGATCATGGAGATTCGCGAGCGCAAGGGCATGAAGCTCGAGTTGCCGCCGGCGATCACCTACCTGTAA
- a CDS encoding DUF5781 family protein has translation MDLRIQGPGPAAPFLSAQDLFETECDLSLPVYVHLRDDPDERTWAAHHDDRHVLNISRQAASSAMARELALHEFAHMARHEQDHPSHVQSTKEALYLALAGQRVEQYKLSHCYQIANHMKDIYADDITLSVGPGEKLLAFLESSLATALRDRPETPPGTNPGVERLSPAADPDITAVNAAFALALAERHDLLEADHRLYDLAHVAAMDAPQIDFEAFRRRFRELSQDPDPSTYRQVLVETTRSYVGEGTRAAD, from the coding sequence ATGGATTTGCGCATACAGGGACCGGGACCTGCCGCACCGTTTCTCAGCGCCCAGGACCTGTTCGAAACCGAGTGTGACCTCTCACTCCCCGTCTACGTCCACCTGCGTGACGACCCCGACGAGCGAACCTGGGCCGCCCATCACGACGACCGGCACGTGCTCAACATCTCGAGGCAGGCCGCATCCTCGGCGATGGCGCGCGAGCTGGCACTCCACGAGTTCGCCCACATGGCCCGTCACGAGCAGGATCACCCTTCACACGTCCAGTCGACGAAGGAGGCCCTCTACCTCGCGCTGGCCGGGCAACGCGTCGAGCAGTACAAACTCTCACACTGCTACCAGATCGCCAACCACATGAAAGACATCTACGCCGACGACATCACGCTCTCGGTCGGCCCCGGGGAAAAGCTACTGGCGTTCCTGGAGTCCTCGCTCGCGACTGCCCTCCGTGATCGACCGGAGACGCCCCCTGGGACGAATCCGGGCGTCGAACGGCTCTCCCCCGCCGCCGATCCCGATATTACCGCCGTCAACGCGGCCTTTGCGCTCGCACTCGCCGAGCGACACGACCTGCTCGAGGCCGACCACCGCCTGTACGACCTCGCCCACGTGGCAGCGATGGACGCCCCGCAGATCGACTTCGAGGCGTTCCGGCGGCGATTCCGAGAACTCAGCCAGGATCCCGACCCGAGCACCTACCGGCAGGTGCTCGTCGAAACCACTCGGTCGTACGTCGGCGAGGGGACTCGAGCGGCAGATTGA
- a CDS encoding fumarylacetoacetate hydrolase family protein, with the protein MRLARLSTPDGPVSGQLEVGTATSEDGYDGAVLRADGGTYEVGRDGRLLPPCDPSALYCVGRNYADTLEQMNYERPDEPDFFIKPPTSVLGHGQPIQYPGFTDELTYAGELAAVIDRRCRDLAPEQVPEVVRGYTIMNDVDALDQQGRTARKAFDGSAPLGPWLETDIDPTRLEMRTDVAGERRQEASTELMLFDPFEVVAFLSERFTLRPGDVVAFGSPANPGLLEPGDAVEITYEDVGTLRNVVEH; encoded by the coding sequence ATGCGACTCGCGAGACTGTCGACGCCCGACGGGCCCGTCTCGGGCCAGCTCGAGGTTGGGACTGCAACCTCCGAAGACGGCTACGACGGCGCCGTCCTCCGCGCCGACGGCGGGACCTACGAGGTCGGCCGGGACGGCCGCCTCCTCCCGCCGTGTGACCCCTCGGCGCTGTACTGCGTCGGGAGAAACTACGCCGACACGCTCGAACAGATGAACTACGAGCGCCCAGACGAACCGGACTTCTTCATCAAGCCTCCCACCTCCGTACTCGGACACGGTCAACCGATTCAGTATCCGGGGTTCACCGACGAGCTGACCTACGCGGGCGAGTTGGCGGCCGTGATCGACCGACGCTGTCGGGACCTCGCACCCGAACAGGTCCCCGAGGTCGTCCGCGGCTACACGATCATGAACGACGTGGACGCCCTCGACCAGCAGGGCCGAACCGCCCGCAAAGCCTTCGACGGGTCGGCGCCGCTGGGCCCCTGGCTCGAGACCGACATCGATCCGACACGCCTCGAGATGCGGACGGACGTCGCCGGGGAACGTCGCCAGGAGGCGAGCACTGAACTGATGCTGTTCGATCCCTTCGAAGTCGTCGCCTTCCTCTCCGAGCGGTTCACCCTCCGTCCAGGCGACGTGGTCGCCTTCGGCAGCCCGGCGAACCCAGGGCTGCTCGAACCCGGTGATGCGGTCGAGATCACCTACGAGGACGTCGGAACGCTACGTAACGTCGTCGAGCACTAA
- a CDS encoding PPOX class F420-dependent oxidoreductase, whose translation MASIPTDFHDLFEKQTFAHVATLLPDGAPHVTPVWVGYDADADRLLVNTERDRRKTKNAENDSRIAISMTDPDNPYRMLSVTGEVDEVTTEGAREHIDELAQRYMGEDEYPNPIQSERVIISIRPEHVSSFEG comes from the coding sequence ATGGCATCGATCCCGACCGACTTCCACGACCTGTTCGAGAAACAAACATTCGCCCACGTCGCCACCTTGCTTCCGGACGGGGCGCCCCACGTCACGCCGGTGTGGGTCGGTTACGACGCCGACGCGGATCGGCTGCTGGTGAACACCGAGCGCGACCGGCGAAAGACGAAGAACGCTGAGAACGATTCGCGAATCGCAATCAGCATGACCGACCCGGACAATCCCTACCGGATGCTGTCGGTGACGGGCGAAGTCGACGAGGTCACGACGGAGGGCGCGCGCGAACACATCGACGAACTGGCACAGCGCTACATGGGCGAGGACGAGTACCCGAATCCGATCCAGTCTGAACGCGTCATCATCTCGATTCGACCCGAACACGTCAGCAGCTTCGAGGGGTGA
- a CDS encoding pyridoxal phosphate-dependent decarboxylase family protein: protein MATQDRPVGDLDPDEFRAAGYRTVDLIADYYERIDDRPVYVQDDPEDVVAAFDEPLPEQGEDPERILDAVEESVIPYATHNPSPRYFGFVMGSGTPLAPLADAIAATVNMNVGGWHPAPSGTEIERRCIRWLAEAIGYTSDTGGLLTSGGTMANFTALMTALRDHTAYETTGPGLQEDRPRYTLYVADHEGHSSVVRAADMLNLGRDAVRRVPSHDDFTMDVEALERLLETDREAGAEPFCVVGQAGSINVSAIDPLGDIADICAEHELWFHVDGACGAVGAMVPELESRYDGMERADSVTLDPHKWLFVPYECGAVLVRDQDCLAKTFAMDASYLRGSVAETPQEFDFYEFGPQLSRSFRALKLWVSMKYYGLEGYRELLRTSVRCGEHLDTLVRDHEDFLAVQEPNLFIYSFRYVPDDLQMTLADPPDVPLARVDQYLDELNQAITDEVVRSGLAFLTTTTIRGRRALRMSICSHRTTEADIETVFDALAETGTRIDEAWRPKASLPV from the coding sequence ATGGCTACCCAGGATCGGCCGGTGGGCGATCTCGATCCCGACGAGTTCCGGGCGGCCGGCTACCGGACCGTCGACCTGATCGCCGACTACTACGAGCGCATCGACGACCGCCCCGTCTACGTCCAGGACGACCCCGAGGACGTCGTCGCGGCGTTCGACGAACCCCTTCCCGAGCAGGGGGAGGATCCGGAACGCATCCTGGACGCCGTCGAGGAGTCGGTTATCCCGTACGCGACCCACAACCCCTCGCCGCGGTACTTCGGCTTCGTGATGGGGTCCGGAACGCCGCTCGCCCCGCTGGCCGACGCCATTGCGGCGACGGTCAACATGAACGTCGGTGGGTGGCATCCGGCACCGTCCGGAACCGAGATCGAACGGCGGTGCATCCGCTGGCTGGCCGAGGCGATCGGTTACACGTCCGACACCGGTGGCCTCCTCACCAGCGGCGGGACGATGGCCAACTTCACCGCCCTCATGACCGCACTGCGTGATCACACGGCGTACGAGACGACGGGGCCTGGGCTACAGGAGGATCGTCCGCGATACACGCTCTACGTCGCCGACCACGAGGGCCACTCGAGCGTCGTTCGGGCCGCGGACATGCTCAACCTCGGCCGCGACGCTGTACGGCGGGTGCCGAGCCACGACGACTTCACGATGGACGTAGAGGCCCTCGAACGGCTGCTCGAGACCGATCGAGAAGCGGGGGCCGAGCCCTTCTGCGTCGTCGGCCAGGCCGGGTCGATCAACGTGAGTGCCATCGACCCCCTGGGGGACATCGCCGACATCTGTGCCGAACACGAACTCTGGTTTCACGTCGACGGCGCGTGCGGTGCGGTGGGGGCGATGGTTCCCGAACTCGAGTCGCGATACGACGGCATGGAGCGCGCCGATTCCGTGACGCTCGACCCGCACAAGTGGCTGTTCGTTCCCTACGAGTGTGGCGCAGTGCTCGTCCGCGACCAGGACTGCCTCGCGAAGACGTTCGCGATGGACGCGTCGTATCTCCGGGGATCGGTCGCGGAGACGCCACAGGAGTTCGACTTCTACGAGTTCGGCCCGCAACTCTCCCGCAGCTTCCGCGCGTTGAAGCTCTGGGTGTCCATGAAGTACTACGGACTGGAGGGCTACCGGGAACTGTTGCGAACGAGCGTTCGCTGTGGCGAACACCTCGATACGCTCGTTCGCGATCACGAGGACTTCCTGGCCGTCCAGGAGCCGAACCTGTTCATCTACTCGTTCAGGTACGTGCCCGACGACCTTCAGATGACGCTGGCCGACCCACCGGACGTGCCACTGGCGCGGGTTGACCAGTACCTGGACGAACTCAACCAGGCGATCACCGACGAGGTCGTCCGGAGCGGTCTCGCGTTCCTCACGACGACGACCATTCGCGGTCGACGGGCCCTCCGCATGTCGATCTGCAGCCACCGGACGACCGAGGCGGACATCGAGACGGTGTTCGACGCGCTGGCGGAGACGGGCACCCGAATTGACGAGGCGTGGCGCCCGAAGGCGAGTCTGCCAGTCTGA
- a CDS encoding amphi-Trp domain-containing protein, with amino-acid sequence MADDEHESETEAESEADETEREGERVMNRSDGAAILREVADGVENGTIDIEGEDGFTVDVPERFELEVEYEVTDDEAEFEVELEWPMEDGEPVAPDEEHE; translated from the coding sequence ATGGCAGACGACGAACACGAATCCGAGACGGAAGCGGAATCGGAAGCCGACGAGACGGAACGCGAAGGCGAGCGGGTAATGAATCGATCGGACGGCGCGGCAATCTTGCGCGAAGTCGCTGATGGCGTCGAGAACGGGACGATCGACATCGAGGGGGAAGACGGCTTCACGGTGGACGTTCCAGAGCGTTTCGAACTGGAAGTCGAGTACGAGGTCACCGACGACGAGGCCGAGTTCGAAGTCGAACTCGAGTGGCCGATGGAAGACGGCGAACCGGTGGCACCGGACGAAGAACACGAGTAA
- a CDS encoding deoxyribonuclease IV produces the protein MHVGAHVSISGSRVSSDEETPPYSDVRNAVHRQLAFGGNCGQIFTTSPQVWAQPEISEEAATGFREETDDLLEGPWVIHSAYLVNLCTPKEGLREKSMASMQAELDAADQLGVPYVNVHLGAHTGAGVEGGLDNAASVIDDLDVPEDVTILIESDAGSGTKLGGEFEHLAGIIDRTDEDIGICIDTAHTLVAGNDLTTPEAVDETVGRFDDVVGLEHLEYIHLNDSKHDVGTHKDEHALIGEGYIGEDGMRAIVNHPDLRDLPFALETPTEDGKGFAWNIAKVKELREA, from the coding sequence ATGCACGTCGGCGCACACGTGTCAATCTCCGGATCGCGGGTCTCCTCTGACGAGGAGACGCCACCGTACAGCGACGTCCGCAACGCCGTTCACCGACAGCTCGCATTCGGCGGTAACTGCGGACAGATCTTCACCACCTCCCCGCAGGTCTGGGCCCAGCCCGAAATTAGCGAGGAGGCCGCCACCGGCTTCCGCGAGGAGACCGATGACCTGCTTGAGGGCCCGTGGGTGATCCACTCGGCGTACCTGGTCAACCTCTGTACCCCTAAGGAGGGCCTCCGGGAGAAGTCGATGGCGAGCATGCAAGCCGAACTCGACGCGGCCGACCAGCTGGGCGTCCCGTACGTGAACGTCCACCTCGGGGCCCACACCGGCGCGGGCGTCGAGGGCGGCCTGGACAACGCCGCGAGCGTCATCGACGACCTGGATGTGCCCGAAGACGTAACCATCCTGATCGAATCCGACGCCGGCAGCGGGACCAAGCTGGGCGGGGAGTTCGAACACCTCGCGGGAATCATCGACCGCACCGACGAGGACATCGGTATCTGCATCGACACCGCCCACACCCTCGTCGCGGGCAACGACCTCACGACGCCCGAAGCCGTCGACGAGACCGTCGGGCGTTTCGACGACGTGGTCGGCCTCGAGCACCTCGAGTACATCCACCTCAACGACTCGAAACACGACGTGGGCACTCACAAGGACGAGCACGCGCTCATCGGCGAGGGCTACATCGGCGAAGATGGGATGCGCGCCATCGTGAATCACCCCGACCTCCGTGACCTGCCGTTCGCGCTCGAGACGCCTACCGAGGACGGGAAGGGCTTCGCCTGGAACATCGCGAAGGTCAAGGAACTGCGCGAGGCCTAG
- a CDS encoding FAD-binding and (Fe-S)-binding domain-containing protein — protein MAVEDVPPVAGDVGSHLESTGGDRPPVEEYAALAQALETRLEGEVAFDEYAQVLYATDGSIYQARPAGVAHPTDVDDVRAAVETAAEFDVPILPRGAGSSLAGQAVGPGCLVLDFSTHMNDVLAVDPDDRRAVVQPGVVQDHLDARLEPHGLKFAPDPASSNRATVGGGIGNNSTGAHSVRYGITDAYVEACEVVLADGSLIHAREVVLDGPEWDEIVGKDDQEAHIYETVRGLVEDHEAEIEARYPDLKRSVSGYNLQKVIDETDDGERTINLSKLLVGAEGTLGIVVEATLSLVTVPEETALVVYPFTDLIDALAAVPRALAHDVSAVELMDDEVFRLARESEGYADYAGAIPEEAAAALMLEFDSELVEDFEAAIAKTTAEFVDDGDAFDVVEAYTDGAQGDLWKLRKAAIPLLMSMDGDPKPYPFIEDASVPPAELATYVRRFEEILRDHGTSAAYFAHAGAGTLHIRPILNLKEDDGVETMQAITEDVTDLVLEHDGAFSGEHGDGKARTAFTPKMYGDDLWAAFKALKTAFDPEWRLHPGNVVYRDGPDDVGPDCERGVGADMRENLRYGPAYHSLEPRSTLSFDDEGGFAHLVELCNGCGTCRQTDSDVMCPTYRASGEEIQTTRGRANLLRAAISGELPPEELYTERFQSEVLDLCVGCKGCSSDCPTGVDLAKLKAAAKHQYHQDQGASLRTKLFTNIDRLAALASAVAPVSNRVPDLPGVRPVMERTLGIARDRHLPSFERETFHDWWDARDGPAVPESDAGAAVVLFPDTFTTYSDLGPGKAAVRLLEAAGVHVRVPTDLAPSGRAAYSMGLLDEARDRAKRNVRALAPYADRGWSVVFVEPSDAVMFQDEYRDLLAGGADVDSRALEAVSSAAFGVLEYVDRLGLDRELEFDASGESLTYHGHCNQKAQGTDHHAVGVLRRAGYAVDPLDSTCCGMAGSFGYEAEHYDLSLAIGTLLADQVEASPGDRVTATGTSCRSQLAQVLEADRPPHPVELIERARLE, from the coding sequence ATGGCAGTTGAGGACGTTCCACCTGTGGCAGGCGATGTCGGATCTCACCTCGAGTCGACCGGCGGGGACCGCCCACCCGTCGAGGAGTACGCCGCTCTCGCCCAGGCACTCGAGACGCGCCTCGAGGGCGAGGTCGCCTTCGACGAGTACGCCCAGGTGCTCTACGCCACCGACGGGAGCATCTACCAGGCTCGACCGGCCGGCGTCGCCCACCCGACTGACGTCGACGACGTGCGCGCGGCCGTCGAAACGGCTGCCGAGTTCGACGTGCCGATCCTCCCTCGCGGGGCCGGGTCGTCGCTGGCCGGCCAGGCCGTCGGTCCGGGCTGTCTCGTCCTCGATTTTTCGACCCACATGAACGACGTCCTCGCGGTCGACCCCGACGACCGGCGGGCAGTCGTCCAGCCCGGCGTCGTCCAGGACCACCTCGACGCCCGCCTCGAGCCCCACGGACTGAAGTTCGCGCCAGATCCGGCCTCTTCGAACCGGGCGACGGTCGGCGGCGGCATCGGCAACAACTCGACGGGAGCGCACTCGGTTCGCTACGGGATCACGGACGCCTACGTCGAGGCCTGTGAGGTCGTCCTCGCCGACGGCTCGCTGATCCACGCGCGGGAAGTCGTCCTGGACGGGCCGGAGTGGGACGAAATCGTCGGGAAAGACGACCAGGAGGCCCACATCTACGAGACGGTACGCGGCCTAGTCGAGGACCACGAGGCCGAAATCGAGGCGCGTTACCCCGACCTCAAACGGTCAGTCAGCGGCTACAACCTCCAGAAGGTGATCGACGAGACTGACGACGGCGAGCGAACGATCAACCTCTCGAAGCTGCTGGTAGGTGCCGAAGGTACCCTTGGAATCGTCGTCGAGGCGACCCTCTCGCTCGTGACGGTTCCCGAGGAGACGGCGCTCGTGGTCTACCCCTTTACGGACCTGATCGACGCACTCGCCGCTGTCCCTCGCGCGCTCGCCCACGACGTCAGCGCCGTCGAGTTGATGGACGACGAGGTGTTCCGTCTCGCCCGCGAGTCAGAAGGGTACGCCGATTACGCCGGGGCCATCCCCGAGGAGGCTGCTGCGGCGCTGATGCTTGAGTTCGACTCCGAACTGGTCGAAGACTTCGAGGCGGCCATCGCAAAAACGACTGCGGAGTTCGTCGACGACGGCGACGCCTTCGACGTCGTCGAGGCCTACACGGACGGTGCCCAGGGCGACCTCTGGAAGCTCCGGAAGGCGGCGATCCCGCTCCTGATGAGCATGGACGGTGACCCCAAACCCTACCCGTTCATCGAGGACGCCTCCGTGCCGCCGGCTGAACTGGCCACCTACGTCCGCCGGTTCGAGGAGATCCTACGCGACCACGGCACATCGGCGGCGTACTTCGCCCACGCGGGCGCCGGTACCCTCCACATTCGCCCCATCCTGAACCTCAAGGAGGACGACGGCGTCGAGACGATGCAGGCCATCACCGAGGACGTGACCGACCTCGTGCTCGAGCACGACGGCGCCTTCTCCGGGGAACACGGCGACGGGAAGGCCCGGACAGCGTTTACCCCCAAGATGTACGGCGACGACCTGTGGGCGGCGTTCAAGGCACTCAAGACGGCCTTCGATCCCGAGTGGCGTCTCCACCCCGGTAACGTCGTCTACCGCGACGGGCCCGACGACGTCGGTCCCGACTGCGAACGAGGGGTGGGCGCCGACATGCGCGAGAACCTGCGCTACGGGCCCGCCTACCACTCGCTCGAGCCGCGGTCGACGCTCTCGTTCGACGACGAGGGCGGCTTCGCTCACCTCGTTGAACTGTGTAACGGTTGTGGCACCTGCCGCCAGACCGATAGCGACGTGATGTGCCCGACCTATCGCGCCTCCGGCGAGGAGATCCAGACGACACGCGGACGGGCGAACCTGCTCCGAGCGGCAATCTCGGGCGAACTTCCACCGGAGGAACTGTACACCGAACGGTTCCAGTCCGAGGTCCTCGACCTCTGTGTCGGCTGTAAGGGTTGCTCGAGCGACTGCCCGACGGGTGTCGACCTGGCGAAGCTCAAGGCGGCGGCCAAACACCAGTACCACCAGGATCAGGGCGCGAGCCTCCGGACGAAGTTGTTCACGAATATCGACCGACTGGCGGCCCTCGCGAGCGCCGTCGCGCCCGTCTCGAACCGCGTGCCCGACCTGCCGGGCGTTCGACCCGTGATGGAGCGAACCCTGGGGATTGCCCGCGACCGTCACTTGCCGTCGTTCGAACGGGAGACGTTCCACGACTGGTGGGACGCCCGGGATGGTCCCGCCGTTCCGGAATCCGACGCCGGGGCCGCCGTCGTCCTGTTCCCCGATACGTTCACTACCTACAGCGACCTCGGGCCAGGGAAAGCCGCGGTTCGCCTGCTCGAGGCCGCCGGCGTTCACGTCCGCGTTCCGACCGACCTCGCTCCCAGCGGCCGGGCGGCCTACTCGATGGGCCTGCTCGATGAGGCGCGCGACCGGGCGAAACGCAACGTCCGCGCGCTGGCTCCCTACGCCGACCGTGGCTGGTCGGTCGTCTTCGTCGAGCCCTCCGACGCCGTCATGTTTCAGGACGAGTACCGCGACCTGCTCGCTGGCGGTGCGGACGTCGACTCGCGAGCGCTCGAAGCCGTCTCGAGCGCGGCGTTCGGCGTCCTGGAGTACGTCGACCGGTTGGGCCTCGATCGAGAACTCGAGTTCGACGCGTCGGGCGAGTCGCTGACCTACCACGGCCACTGCAACCAGAAGGCGCAGGGAACCGATCACCACGCCGTAGGCGTCCTTCGACGGGCCGGCTACGCCGTCGACCCGCTGGACTCGACGTGCTGCGGGATGGCCGGTTCGTTCGGCTACGAGGCCGAGCACTACGACCTGTCACTGGCTATCGGAACCTTGCTCGCCGACCAGGTCGAGGCGAGTCCAGGCGACCGCGTGACGGCCACCGGCACCTCCTGTCGGAGTCAACTTGCGCAGGTGCTCGAGGCCGACCGACCGCCCCATCCCGTGGAACTGATTGAACGGGCTCGCCTCGAGTGA
- a CDS encoding DMT family transporter, with translation MRTRADTTETAGGLSGSKRTRAVFEALFVTVLWSSSYVLIKVGLEEIPAVTFAGLRYGVATVVLVPLFLREGGHRSVRRLERRELAVLLALGLFMYAITQGAQFLALQYLRAATVSLLLTFTPAVVALCSVPLLGERASRRQWLWMVVLFVGVGVYFYPFDLGVLALVGLGIMAVGLLSNALASIFGRYANRDGTLSALAVTTVSMGVGSALLLGTGIAVQGLPSLSLRSWAIVLWLAVVNTAFAFTLWNRTLQTLTATESSVINNTMLVQVALLGWIFLGESLTLTDGLGMAAVLVGVLLIQVAGRR, from the coding sequence ATGCGAACTCGCGCGGATACGACGGAGACAGCAGGCGGCCTATCCGGATCGAAACGTACGCGAGCCGTCTTCGAAGCGCTATTCGTGACTGTCCTCTGGTCGTCTTCGTACGTCCTCATCAAAGTCGGCCTCGAGGAGATTCCGGCGGTGACGTTCGCGGGGTTGCGCTACGGCGTGGCGACGGTCGTTCTGGTTCCACTCTTTCTCCGCGAGGGCGGGCACCGATCCGTCCGACGGCTCGAGCGGCGAGAACTCGCCGTGTTGCTCGCCCTCGGGCTGTTCATGTACGCGATCACGCAAGGGGCGCAGTTCCTCGCGCTACAGTACCTGCGAGCGGCGACCGTCAGCCTTCTCCTGACGTTCACACCCGCGGTGGTTGCCCTGTGTAGTGTCCCGCTTCTTGGCGAGCGCGCCTCGCGACGACAGTGGCTGTGGATGGTGGTCCTGTTCGTCGGCGTCGGGGTCTACTTCTACCCGTTCGACCTCGGCGTCCTCGCGCTGGTCGGCCTCGGTATCATGGCCGTTGGGCTGCTCTCGAACGCCCTCGCGTCGATCTTCGGCCGATACGCGAATCGCGACGGAACGCTGTCGGCGCTCGCCGTAACGACGGTCAGCATGGGGGTCGGATCGGCTCTACTCCTCGGGACGGGTATCGCCGTGCAGGGCCTCCCGTCGCTGAGCCTTCGGAGCTGGGCCATCGTCCTCTGGCTCGCGGTCGTCAACACGGCGTTCGCGTTCACCCTCTGGAACCGGACGTTACAGACGCTTACCGCGACGGAATCGAGCGTCATCAACAACACGATGCTCGTGCAGGTGGCGCTCCTCGGCTGGATCTTCCTCGGCGAGTCGCTCACGCTCACGGACGGTCTCGGCATGGCCGCAGTGCTGGTGGGCGTGTTGCTCATCCAGGTCGCTGGGCGGAGGTAG